A genomic region of Alphaproteobacteria bacterium GM7ARS4 contains the following coding sequences:
- the rplX gene encoding 50S ribosomal protein L24 — translation MVNKMSLRKGDKVIVIAGRDKGVRGEVIKVIPRENRVIVQGAALTKRHRRASADSQGGIETKEGTIHRSNVALIDPKTDKATRVAFRFNQEGQKLRYSKASQEIID, via the coding sequence ATGGTTAATAAAATGTCTTTACGGAAGGGGGATAAGGTTATCGTCATTGCTGGGCGTGATAAGGGTGTGCGTGGTGAGGTTATCAAGGTTATTCCTCGAGAGAATCGTGTGATCGTACAGGGGGCGGCCCTCACAAAGAGGCACAGACGGGCATCAGCCGATAGTCAAGGGGGAATCGAGACAAAGGAAGGAACAATTCACCGTTCTAATGTGGCTCTCATTGACCCAAAAACGGACAAGGCGACGCGCGTGGCATTCCGTTTTAACCAAGAGGGGCAGAAGTTACGCTATAGCAAAGCATCACAGGAGATCATAGACTGA
- the rplN gene encoding 50S ribosomal protein L14: protein MIQMQTNLYVADNSGARLVQCIKVLGGAKRRTAHIGDVIVVAIKNAVPRARVKKGDVHRAVIVRTVSALLREDGSSIRFDRNAAVLINNQGEPIGTRIFGPVTRELRRHNYMKIISLAPEVL, encoded by the coding sequence ATGATTCAGATGCAAACGAACCTTTATGTTGCTGACAATTCGGGAGCGCGTCTCGTACAATGTATCAAAGTATTGGGGGGCGCTAAGAGACGCACCGCCCATATTGGCGATGTTATTGTTGTCGCCATTAAGAATGCTGTTCCCAGAGCAAGGGTGAAGAAAGGGGACGTGCATAGGGCGGTCATTGTGCGCACGGTGAGCGCTCTTTTGAGAGAGGACGGAAGCTCTATTCGTTTCGACCGCAATGCGGCCGTCCTTATCAATAACCAAGGTGAACCCATTGGCACGCGTATTTTTGGCCCTGTAACCCGCGAGCTACGTCGACACAACTACATGAAAATCATTTCTCTTGCGCCAGAAGTCTTGTAG
- the rpsH gene encoding 30S ribosomal protein S8, whose translation MSMSDPIADMLTRIRNGQTAKKKSVTCASSAMKVRIADVLKREGYIEDYGIDTRHAKKPVLTITLRVYKKEGAIHEVKRCSKPGCRLYSPIKALKPLYGGLGIYILSTSKGVLSDREARQQGVGGEIICHVY comes from the coding sequence ATGTCGATGAGTGATCCCATTGCCGATATGCTGACGCGTATAAGGAACGGACAGACGGCGAAAAAAAAGAGTGTTACATGCGCATCGTCCGCCATGAAGGTGCGTATTGCCGATGTTCTCAAGAGGGAGGGGTATATAGAGGATTATGGCATCGATACACGCCATGCGAAGAAACCAGTCTTGACGATCACGTTGCGTGTTTACAAAAAAGAGGGAGCTATTCACGAAGTAAAGCGTTGTTCTAAACCCGGATGTCGTTTATACTCTCCCATCAAGGCTCTCAAGCCTCTTTATGGTGGGTTGGGTATCTATATTCTGTCCACGTCAAAGGGTGTCCTGTCTGATAGGGAGGCACGACAGCAAGGCGTTGGTGGAGAAATCATTTGTCACGTTTATTGA
- the rplE gene encoding 50S ribosomal protein L5, whose product MPASPVPHFSELYKKSIAPTLIKDFGYRHPMCVPKIVKIVLNMGVGEARDDKKHIMNATQDLACISGQKPITTKARQSVASFKLRVGMPIGCKVTLRRRRMYEFLDRLVNIALPRVRDFHGVSVKGFDGRGNYSLGIREHIIFPEIDYDKADKIRGLDVTIVTTAQNDEEGKALLAGFMLPFDE is encoded by the coding sequence ATGCCAGCGTCTCCTGTTCCCCACTTCAGTGAGCTCTATAAAAAGAGCATCGCCCCGACCCTTATCAAAGATTTTGGCTACCGTCACCCTATGTGCGTCCCTAAAATTGTCAAGATTGTCCTCAACATGGGCGTAGGGGAGGCGCGTGACGATAAAAAACACATCATGAATGCGACACAAGATTTAGCGTGTATCAGCGGGCAGAAGCCCATCACGACAAAGGCGCGTCAATCTGTTGCGTCTTTTAAACTACGTGTGGGCATGCCCATTGGCTGTAAGGTGACATTGAGGCGTCGGCGTATGTATGAATTTCTCGACAGGCTCGTTAATATCGCCCTGCCACGGGTGCGTGATTTCCACGGCGTGTCGGTGAAGGGATTCGATGGGCGGGGGAATTATTCCTTGGGTATTCGTGAGCATATTATTTTTCCCGAAATCGACTATGATAAAGCTGATAAGATACGGGGTCTTGATGTGACAATTGTCACAACGGCACAGAATGACGAAGAAGGTAAAGCCTTATTGGCCGGCTTTATGTTACCCTTTGACGAGTGA
- the rpsN gene encoding 30S ribosomal protein S14, whose product MAKKSVVERNSRRQRIIDKYAAKRRDLKARIHDKGLDKDERFHLCLSLSTMPRDSSPVRYRRRCIITGRGRGVYRRFRLSRIMLRDLAGKGEIPGMSRSSW is encoded by the coding sequence ATGGCAAAGAAAAGTGTCGTTGAACGAAATAGCCGGCGTCAGCGCATAATTGATAAATACGCGGCGAAACGGAGAGACTTGAAGGCTCGTATTCATGATAAAGGCTTGGATAAGGATGAGCGTTTTCATCTTTGCTTGTCATTGTCGACCATGCCTCGAGATTCGTCGCCTGTGCGTTATCGCCGCCGTTGTATTATCACAGGCAGGGGAAGAGGCGTCTATCGTCGCTTTCGCTTATCGCGCATTATGTTGAGGGATCTCGCTGGCAAAGGTGAGATTCCGGGCATGTCCCGTTCTAGTTGGTAG